Below is a window of Pseudarthrobacter equi DNA.
GGACGGTTCGCGGTAGTCGCCGGCAAGATGCTGCTCCGGAAGGATCCGGCGGAGCACCTGGTCGGCGCTCCAGCGGACGGCCGCCACGGTGGGGATGCCCAGGCGCTGGTAAATTTCGGCGCGGCCGGGATCGTAGATCCTCGCCACCACATGCGGCACATGGAAGGTTTCGCGGGCCACCCGGGTGGCCAGGATGTTGGAGTTGTCGCCGCTTGATACAGCTGCAAAGGCGTAGGCCTCTGCTACTCCGGCCTGTTTGAGCGTTTCCCTGTCGAAACCGACGCCGGTAACCTTCCGCCCCGTGAACCCCTGCCGGAGCCGGCGGAACGCGCGGTCGTCCTGGTCGATGATGGCCACTGAGTGCCCGGCATCTTCGAGGGTGTGCGCCAGTGTCGCCCCCACCCGGCCACATCCCATGATCACGAAATGCGCCACCGTATCTCCTCTGTATTCCGGTCCAGCTTCTGCAGCTAGAACTCTACCGGCAGCGCCCCTGCTTCCTGCCGCCTGGCTGCCGTCATGACATCATCCGGGAATCAGACTAGCTTTGTGGAGTGCTGACAATATTCAACGCGGTTAAGCGCGTTCTGGTGGGCAAGCCGTTCCGGAATGACAGGATGGCCCATACCCTGCTTCCGAAGAAGATCGCCCTTCCGATCTTCGCGTCTGATGCACTGTCCTCCGTCGCGTACGCGCCGGACGAAATCCTGCTCACCCTGGCCCTGGCCGGTGTCAGTGCCGTGGCCTTTTCCCCGTGGGTTGGCCTGGCCGTCATGGTGGTCCTGCTGACCGTGGTGGCGTCCTACCGGCAAAATGTCCATGCCTACCCGTCCGGCGGTGGCGATTACGAGATCGCCAATGAGAACCTGGGCAAGTACGCCGGGCTCACTGTCGCCTCAGCACTCCTGGTGGACTACGTCCTCACCGTGGCGGTATCCATGTCATCGGCCGCGGCATACTTGACGACGGCGGTGCCCTCGCTCCACGGGCAGCAGGCCACCATCGCCACCATCGGCGTGATCATCCTGGCCCTGGTTAACCTCCGGGGCATCAAGGAGGCCGGCAGCGTTTTCGCCGTCCCCACGTACATCTTTATGGCTTCGATCTTTGGCATGACGGCGGTGGGCGTTTACCAGGTGGCCACCGGACAGGTGGGTGAGGCCCCCTCCGCCGCCTTCACGATCGTCCCGGCGGCAGGCTTCGACGAGGGCCTCGTGGGACTTGCCGGCGCCTTCCTCCTGCTGCGTGCCTTCTCCTCGGGAGCGGCGGCCCTCACCGGCGTTGAAGCGATCAGCAATGGCGTGCCCAACTTCCGTCCGCCCAAGAGCAAGAATGCCGCCACCACGCTGCTTCTGCTGGGCGTTATCGGCGCCTCGATGCTGGCAGGGATCATGTTCCTGGCCCAGGCAACAAAGGTCCACATTGTCCTGGACCCGGCCAAGGAGTTCCTGCTCAACGGCAGCCCGCTGCCCGAGGGGTACATCCAGAACCCGGCCATCAGCCAGATCGCGCAGACGATCTTCGGCCCGGGCTCGATTCCGTTCTACATCGTGGTGGCCGCCACCGGCGTCATCCTGGTGTTCGCCTCCAATACCGCGTTCAACGGGTTCCCGGTGCTGGGGTCCATCCTCGCCCAGGACGGGTACCTGCCGCGCCAGCTCCGCACCAGGGGTGACCGGCTGGCGTTCAGCAACGGTGTCCTGGCCCTGGCCGCCGGAGCACTGGTGCTGATCATCGCGTTCAACGCCGATGTCACCAAGCTCATCCAGCTCTACATCGTCGGCGTCTTCATCTCCTTCACGGCCAGCCAGCTCGGCATGATCCGGCACTGGGGCCGGGAGCTGAAGCTTGCCAAGGACAAAGCAGTGCGGCGCAGGATGATGAAGTCCCGCACCATCAACACCATCGGCTTCGGCATGACAGCGCTGGTCCTGGTGATCGTGCTCATCACCAAGTTCGAACAGGGTGCCTGGATTGCGCTGCTCGCCATGTTCATCCTGTTCCTCATCATGTGGAGCATCCGGGCGCACTACGACAACGTGGCCAAGGAACTGGCCGTGGACGAGGACTCGTCTCCCCGCGCGCTGCCCACCCGCGTCCACGCCGTCCTCCTGGTGTCCCACGT
It encodes the following:
- a CDS encoding APC family permease — protein: MLTIFNAVKRVLVGKPFRNDRMAHTLLPKKIALPIFASDALSSVAYAPDEILLTLALAGVSAVAFSPWVGLAVMVVLLTVVASYRQNVHAYPSGGGDYEIANENLGKYAGLTVASALLVDYVLTVAVSMSSAAAYLTTAVPSLHGQQATIATIGVIILALVNLRGIKEAGSVFAVPTYIFMASIFGMTAVGVYQVATGQVGEAPSAAFTIVPAAGFDEGLVGLAGAFLLLRAFSSGAAALTGVEAISNGVPNFRPPKSKNAATTLLLLGVIGASMLAGIMFLAQATKVHIVLDPAKEFLLNGSPLPEGYIQNPAISQIAQTIFGPGSIPFYIVVAATGVILVFASNTAFNGFPVLGSILAQDGYLPRQLRTRGDRLAFSNGVLALAAGALVLIIAFNADVTKLIQLYIVGVFISFTASQLGMIRHWGRELKLAKDKAVRRRMMKSRTINTIGFGMTALVLVIVLITKFEQGAWIALLAMFILFLIMWSIRAHYDNVAKELAVDEDSSPRALPTRVHAVLLVSHVRKPVLRALAYARASRPSRLDAITVDIDAAETAHTVNDWEKLDIPVPLTVLASPYRETVTPIMEYIKQMRLDSPRDLVVVYIPEYVVGKWWEQLVHNQTALRIKTRLHFEPGVMVASVPWQLKSSEEAKNLQDVQ
- a CDS encoding potassium channel family protein, whose amino-acid sequence is MAHFVIMGCGRVGATLAHTLEDAGHSVAIIDQDDRAFRRLRQGFTGRKVTGVGFDRETLKQAGVAEAYAFAAVSSGDNSNILATRVARETFHVPHVVARIYDPGRAEIYQRLGIPTVAAVRWSADQVLRRILPEQHLAGDYREPSGRLVLAELDLDAGWVGHRISSIEKAAGVRVAFLTRFGEGLLPDAGTAYQDGDTVHAMLQVDRTSHVAQVLAKAPAKELQ